Proteins encoded within one genomic window of Camelina sativa cultivar DH55 chromosome 19, Cs, whole genome shotgun sequence:
- the LOC104767795 gene encoding uncharacterized protein LOC104767795: protein MNLFNGVAFINAIEKYQNAAMFLKMKQMFDPLGLFSSKWTDAVLGLGGNLTIDTEGCALEGLCICSKDVHCFPTKDIVSWKREELVDIPPRIMHDRRYFPYFQHCIGAIDGTHLRVHVGGDKKITYWNHHNYTSMNILAVCEFNMRFIYTRIGVPGRAHDSKILTYCARHDNFFPFPSSEKYFLVDSGYPNRRGFLAPYRGESYHPNHFSGRRPGTVRKTFNKRHSLLRSVIERTFGVWKGKWSILEGRVRYDVQMQEKIVAATMALHNFIRDSNIEDDDFNAAEETENYDADREGNMSPSHDDNVVDRNYDPTADQYMSTVRDDIAREIWDAR, encoded by the exons ATGAACCTTTTCAATGGTGTTGCATTTATCAACGCCATTGAGAAGTACCAGAATGCAGCTATGTTCTTGAAGATGAAGCAGATGTTTGACCCACTAGGCCTATTTTCAAGCAAATGGACAGACGCAGTATTGGGTTTAGGAGGCAACCTTACCATAGATACAGAAGGTTGTGCATTGGAGGGGTTGTGCATCTGTTCGAAAGATGTGCATTGTTTCCCTACCAAAG ACATTGTATCATGGAAAAGAGAGGAACTTGTCGATATACCACCACGAATCATGCATGATAGGAGGTATTTTCCATATTTTCAACATTGTATTGGAGCTATAGACGGTACTCATTTACGTGTTCATGTTGGTGGCGATAAAAAGATCACGTACTGGAATCATCATAACTACACATCAATGAACATTTTGGCAGTGTGTGAATTCAATATGAGATTTATATACACACGTATTGGAGTCCCGGGACGTGCACACGACTCCAAGATATTGACATATTGTGCACGTCATGATAATTTTTTCCCATTCCCAAGCTCGGAGAAGTATTTTCTAGTGGATTCTGGCTATCCTAATCGAAGGGGGTTTTTAGCTCCTTATCGAGGTGAATCGTACCATCCAAATCATTTTTCTGGGCGTAGACCAGGCACTGTACGCAAGACATTTAACAAGAGACATTCTTTGCTTCGATCAGTGATTGAAAGAACATTTGGAGTGTGGAAGGGAAAATGGTCTATTTTAGAAGGTCGTGTTCGTTATGATGTGCAAATGCAGGAGAAGATTGTTGCTGCAACTATGGCATTGCATAATTTTATTCGAGATTCTAATATAGAGGACGACGACTTCAATGCTGCAGAAGAAACGGAGAACTATGATGCTGATCGGGAAGGAAACATGTCTCCATCTCATGATGATAATGTAGTCGATCGAAATTATGATCCAACGGCTGATCAATATATGTCAACAGTGAGAGACGACATAGCACGAGAGATATGGGATGCTCGTTAA
- the LOC104766285 gene encoding terpenoid synthase 25-like, whose translation MEASSMITFGPKALPGDHNAVPLCLKTSLSIFPRHLLKNQTISFKKPKKHGLFCVKAENSGDLENTRPLTSFSPSFWGDHFLYVPVADSEFEALEQEIESVLKPKVREMLMSPHSSDTVRIRIIHLLISLGTAHYFESEIEEILHKAFGKLDGLISEEDDLETIAIMFEVFRLYGHKMPCDVFDRFKGEDGKFKESLVKDIRGMLQLYEAAHLGTLSEDIMDEALTFTRYHLESLLTNQGTSSNLLKHVENALYRPRYHSIEILVAKQYISFYDKEEGHDETLLKFAKLNFNFCRLHFIKELKALTKWWNGFDFVSKLPYIRNRTVEIFLGSVALFFEPRYSLGRMITAKLTMIMTVIDDTYDAYATLPEAISLTDALQKWDRGAIENLPDYLKTYFQNLLETVEEIEREMRSRGRSCSVIIDQIKSVGIAYNTLATWSRTGHVPSFDDFMEVVIETAAMDDYASYSLVVMEECEEKQLYEWFESKPKIIHALSVVFRLRNDIATFDQEMSRGEVANGINCYMKQYGVTKEAAVKELSKMIKENYKMMMEELMTSKDVPRQILVRIVNIARVIDVYYKEGDKFGDPDQKMKELLASLFVHPFLL comes from the exons ATGGAAGCATCAAGCATGATCACTTTTGGCCCTAAAGCTCTCCCTGGCGATCACAACGCCGTCCCTCTCTGTCTTAAGACTAGCCTCTCTATATTTCCTCGCCATTTGCTTAAAAACCAAACTATTTCCTTCAAGAAACCCAAAAAACACGGCCTGTTCTGTGTTAAAGCTGAGAATAGTGGTGATCTTGAGAATACTCGTCCATTGACGTccttttctccatctttttgGGGAGATCACTTCCTCTATGTTCCCGTCGCTGACTCT GAATTTGAAGCACTTGAGCAAGAAATTGAATCCGTGTTGAAGCCTAAAGTAAGAGAGATGCTCATGTCTCCTCACAGCAGTGACACGGTGAGGATTCGTATCATCCATTTGCTTATCAGCCTCGGTACCGCTCATTATTTCGAGAGCGAAATCGAAGAGATTCTACACAAGGCTTTTGGGAAGTTGGACGGTTTAATTTCggaagaagatgatttggaaACAATCGCAATCATGTTTGAAGTTTTCAGACTATACGGACACAAAATGCCGTGCG ATGTGTTTGATAGATTCAAAGGTGAAGATGGAAAGTTTAAGGAAAGTCTAGTTAAGGATATTAGAGGTATGCTACAGCTGTACGAAGCAGCACATCTCGGGACACTATCTGAAGATATAATGGACGAAGCGTTGACTTTTACGCGGTACCACTTGGAGTCGTTGTTGACAAACCAAGGAACAAGCTCCAATCTATTAAAGCATGTAGAAAACGCATTGTATAGACCTCGATATCATAGCATAGAGATATTAGTCGCAAAACAATACATCTCTTTCTACGACAAAGAAGAAGGCCATGACGAGACACTCCTCAAGTTTGCTAAGCTCAACTTCAACTTTTGCCGGCTTCATTTCATCAAAGAGCTAAAAGCTCTCACCAA ATGGTGGAACGGCTTTGATTTTGTATCTAAGCTTCCTTACATCAGGAATAGAACTGTGGAGATCTTTTTGGGATCAGTGGCATTGTTTTTCGAGCCAAGATATTCGCTAGGGAGAATGATAACCGCAAAGCTTACTATGATCATGACGGTTATTGATGATACATATGATGCCTATGCCACTCTTCCTGAAGCTATAAGTCTTACTGATGCTTTGCAAAA GTGGGATCGTGGAGCCATTGAAAATCTACCAGACTATCTTAAAACCTATTTCCAAAATTTGTTAGAAACCGTGGAAGAGATTGAACGGGAGATGCGCAGTAGAGGAAGATCTTGTAGTGTGATAATAGATCAG ATCAAGAGTGTGGGGATAGCGTACAATACCTTAGCAACATGGTCACGCACAGGTCACGTGCCAAGCTTTGACGATTTCATGGAGGTTGTGATTGAAACTGCGGCAATGGATGACTATGCATCCTACAGCTTGGTGGTaatggaagaatgtgaagagaAACAATTGTACGAGTGGTTCGAATCCAAACCCAAAATTATCCATGCTTTGAGCGTCGTGTTTCGTCTCAGAAATGACATAGCCACATTCGAC CAAGAGATGAGTAGAGGAGAGGTGGCGAATGGCATCAACTGTTACATGAAGCAATATGGTGTTACCAAAGAAGCAGCGGTTAAAGAATTGAGTAAGATGATTAAAGAGAATTATAAGATGATGATGGAGGAGTTGATGACTTCGAAAGATGTACCACGTCAGATTCTGGTTCGAATAGTCAATATTGCACGCGTGATAGACGTGTATTACAAGGAAGGTGACAAATTTGGAGATCCCGATCAAAAGATGAAAGAACTTCTTGCCTCTTTGTTTGTGCATCCATTTCTCCTATAA